The genomic DNA CAATCAGGGATTTACAATCGCGGGTCGACCGGCTCGCTTTCCAATGCAAGCACGCCGAAGACGGCTTCGTGGACGCGTCGCAAGGATTTTTTCCGGGTAAAACGTTCGAGGGATTCAATGCCGAGTGCGAATTCACGTAAGGCCAATGACCGTTTTGTCGATAGTCCGTGAGCGCGTAGGCGTTCCAAATTCTCCGCCGCTGCGTATTCTGGGCCATATATGATACGTAGGTGACTGAGCAACCTGGGTCACCGTCGGGATAAACTCCAATCCTAGATTTCTCAAGCGGAAATTGTCCGCTGCCACCAAAGCGAACACTATTTCGCGGAACTGGCAGAGGACCGATTTCGATCCTCGCCTTTCAGGACAGCCAATCACCGTTGTTCATGGAAAATTCACATCTTTCGGAGAAAACGATGACGTGCATACCACGCGCTGAGCGGGGCGCCACCCCTCCCCCCAAAAACGCCATCGTTCGCCCTAAGGATGCAACAGGCGGAAAAACTGGTTTCCCTGAGACGCTGGAATGGTCAAACTCTTGTTCGTTCCGTCATTAGCGATTCCGTAACCACTGTAGCCGGCCGGAGCCCAAGACGAAGGATTCAGGGCGGGCGTTTGCTGCAAAGACCATCCTGCCGAGGCGGACGGCCATGAGACCACGAGATTCTTGCCGGAATTACTCAAGGTCAACTTTGGCGGAATCCCCGGGGGCGGGAAGGTCGATTTGTTCAATACCACTGAAATTCCATGATCGATATTCGCGCTGATCAAATCGAGTCTGCCGTCGCCATCAACATCCGCGACGACGAGCGAATCAGGCCCACTTGAAACGGTGATGTTGGTTGCGATCACAAATCCGCCAGCGCCGTCGTTGGTCAGTACTGTAAGAGTCCCGTCGCTGTCATTGGCGGAAATCAAATCGAGCCTGCCGTCTCCGTTCACATCCGCGGCGGCCACGGAATAGGGATTAACGCCCACGCTCGGCGAAGCGGCGAGGGTAAATCCACCACTCCCGTCATTGGTCAAAACGGACAGTGTGTTGTCCCAGAGATTCGCAGTGATCAAATCCATCCTACCGTCTCCATTAACATCCGCCGCCACGACCGATACGGGATTGGCGCCAACGACCGGTGTCGAGGAGACGGCAAACCCGCCCATGCCGTTGTTTGTGAACACAAGCAGGTGATTGTCCCAACGCGCGCAGATCAGATCCATGCGTCCATCTCCATTTACATCCGCCGCGGTTACCGAGGTGGGAAAATATCCCACGTTGTAATTGCTGCTTAGCAGAAGCCCGCCTTTGCCGTCGTTGGTAAGAACGGATATCGTATCGCTGTTGTTGTTCGCGTTTGCAGTGATCAGGTCCATGAATCCATGGCCGGTGACATCCGCCGCGACGACTGAAATCGGCCATACGTCAACTGTCTGGCTGCTGGCGAGGACGAAATTACCAGTGCCACCGTTGGTCAAAACGGATACGGCATTGGCATATCGGTAAGCGTAAATCAGGTCCGGCTTCCCATCACCATTAAAATCCGCCGCCGTTACCCAGGAAAGGGAATAACCCACAATCAGGGAGGAAGCCACCGCGAACCCGCCACTGGCGTCGTTCGTGTATATTGTCAGTGTGCCCTGGTCAAAACTTGCGCAGATCAAATCCACTTTGCCGTCGCCGTTCACATCCGCCGCGACGACTGAGACGCCTCCGGCACCTGGATAGTTGATGGCAGGCGCGAAAGCAGTCCGGGCGGCGGCGTGATGCTTTCCGGCGAGCAGTGCGAACATCATCATCAAACACATTCGGATCTTCATTGGTTCCCTCAAAAATTGCGATTATTCATGCGCTTCATCGAAGTGGAATGGATCATCACACCGTTTTCCCGAAGTTCCATGTTTTTTGAAGATTCTGCAACCTTAAACCGGAATTTCCCATTTGCCTTGATGTTCATGTTGCAAATTGGTTTCTCCGGTCATTTTCGCGATTATCCTTCCATCGCTTGGCGTTGCAAGCCAATTTTCGGTGCTAGAGATCTGTTTTGCGGTGCAGGCTCCCGGTTCGGCACGGATTTTTCGGCCCCAGCCAACCGCTTGAGCCGGAGGCAGCGACACTTCGCCCGTATTGACTGATGTTTTCATTCGGTTTTCATTCATCCGCTGGCCATGCCGGACAGGCGCACGGCCTCCTGCTTGAACTCCCGCGTCTATGTCTTGCTTGGACTGTTCATCATTGTCACTTTCCATAACTTTATCCCTGTGTCCACAAGATCGGGAGAGGTTCACAGACCCTAAGAAAACCCGGGTCTGCTCATCGACGTTGATGAATCCCTCATTGCAGGTATTACAGCACGGCACTGTGATGTCGACTGGCTTCGGCTTGGGAAATCCTCTGGCGGGACATGGTCACGCGTCAGATTTTCGGTCGCACGGCGCGCAGGTAACAGCATTTTATTCTGTGCTGCGTCGGTCTTTCAGCCCCATCCGCGGTGCTCAGCGAATCTTCGCCGGGAACAAAATTGCCTCTTCGGCTGAATCGTTCTTTAAGACAGATTTTTCGGGTGATTTACTGCACTTTTACTGCACTTTTACTGCACTGATCCGCAAGTCATCGATTATCAATGGAGCGGGTGAAGGGAATCGAACCCTCGTCTCAGCCTTGGGAAGGCCACATTCTACCATTGAACCACACC from Pedosphaera parvula Ellin514 includes the following:
- a CDS encoding FG-GAP repeat domain-containing protein, which translates into the protein MKIRMCLMMMFALLAGKHHAAARTAFAPAINYPGAGGVSVVAADVNGDGKVDLICASFDQGTLTIYTNDASGGFAVASSLIVGYSLSWVTAADFNGDGKPDLIYAYRYANAVSVLTNGGTGNFVLASSQTVDVWPISVVAADVTGHGFMDLITANANNNSDTISVLTNDGKGGLLLSSNYNVGYFPTSVTAADVNGDGRMDLICARWDNHLLVFTNNGMGGFAVSSTPVVGANPVSVVAADVNGDGRMDLITANLWDNTLSVLTNDGSGGFTLAASPSVGVNPYSVAAADVNGDGRLDLISANDSDGTLTVLTNDGAGGFVIATNITVSSGPDSLVVADVDGDGRLDLISANIDHGISVVLNKSTFPPPGIPPKLTLSNSGKNLVVSWPSASAGWSLQQTPALNPSSWAPAGYSGYGIANDGTNKSLTIPASQGNQFFRLLHP